A stretch of the Lolium perenne isolate Kyuss_39 chromosome 3, Kyuss_2.0, whole genome shotgun sequence genome encodes the following:
- the LOC127345346 gene encoding uncharacterized protein encodes MTSREQQPRGRKERSSFIVIPFSSTCRSASSVDVVNSSKPQGAGGGAGEMTSAAGGGADRKPPGKPESLSLVARLLRGFKNLSHQIFAVHDEEDEEEEEQEMVIGLPTDVKHVAHIGWDGSTSTTTSLRSWNRAAPNPQPDAAASTSSSSSAPQPSVPEAQAPALSVRQFELAMAAQASAAGAGTSTAATTSGNGGTSTAPRRHRHYS; translated from the exons ATGACCAGCAGGGAGCAGCAGCCGCGCGGCCGCAAGGAGCGGTCCTCCTTCATCGTCATCCCCTTCTCCTCCAcctgccgctccgcctccagcGTCGACGTCGTCAACTCCAGCAAACCACAAG GTGCTGGTGGTGGAGCAGGCGAGATGACGTctgcagcgggaggcggcgccgaCAGGAAGCCGCCGGGCAAGCCAGAGTCGCTGTCGCTGGTGGCGCGGCTGCTGCGCGGGTTCAAGAACCTGTCCCACCAGATCTTCGCCGTGCACGACGAagaagacgaggaggaagaggagcaggaGATGGTGATCGGCCTCCCCACGGACGTGAAGCACGTCGCCCACATCGGGTGGgacggcagcaccagcaccaccaccagcCTCCGCTCATGGAACCGCGCCGCGCCTAATCCTCAGCCAGACGCCGCCGCGTCCACATCGTCCTCTTCCTCAGCTCCGCAGCCGTCTGTGCCGGAGGCTCAGGCGCCGGCGCTATCCGTGCGGCAGTTCGAGCTCGCCATGGCCGCCCAGGCATCCGCCGCCGGAGCAGGCACCTCCACGGCTGCAACCACGAGCGGTAATGGTGGTACCAGCACCGCTCCGCGGCGCCACCGCCACTACAGCTAG